A genomic segment from Danio aesculapii chromosome 17, fDanAes4.1, whole genome shotgun sequence encodes:
- the LOC130244253 gene encoding angiopoietin-related protein 7 codes for MKLSLLYTLLFWAQNSVIKSKDAADESKTPDSDKTSQTDTHKVSSGLMQCGEYSNEVMPNGQCRLIATLPQMEEQRCPDMFRCTDEVSYWLRENEERKQQMQDLKETISELQEELRNHRHRIKVLELQREEKFGVNSSLENRFHTLQQIYEEANALLDIHGSLIYDLQTQIRNLTMIVERVRRNPGCMINIIRTSPLLSAQDTLHPEVQHIRNCPIDCASLYYNGVHRSGIFTVVPSLGSTPVEVYCDMETQGGGWTVFQRRQDGKVNFNRKWTEYRDGFGDLHAEFWLGNDHIHDISSQGEYSLRIDLEDWNSKHKHALYQNFWIENEDNHYRLHVSGFSGTVEDSFGWYHDKQSFSTPDTGDICAEISHGGWWYHQCFFANLNGVYYKGGRYSAKGKNLLGPDGIVWYTWKDSDYYSLKKVSMMIRPRTYRPRLSP; via the exons ATGAAGTTGTCTCTACTCTACACTTTGCTATTCTGGGCCCAAAACTCTGTCATTAAATCCAAAGATGCTGCTGATGAGTCTAAAACCCCAGACTCTGATAAAACTTCTCAGACCGACACACATAAAGTGAGCAGCGGCTTAATGCAGTGTGGTGAATACAGCAATGAAGTGATGCCAAATGGACAGTGTCGATTAATAGCCACATTACCGCAGATGGAGGAGCAGAGGTGTCCTGATATGTTTCGCTGTACGGATGAGGTCTCGTACTGGCTGCGCGAGAATGAGGAGCGCAAACAGCAGATGCAGGACCTGAAGGAGACCATCTCTGAGCTTCAAGAGGAGCTGAGGAACCACAGGCATCGCATCAAAGTGCTGGAGCTGCAG AGAGAGGAGAAGTTTGGAGTAAACTCGTCTTTAGAGAATCGTTTCCACACTTTGCAGCAGATCTACGAAGAGGCCAACGCACTGCTGGACATCCACGGTTCACTCATCTATGACCTGCAAACACAAATCCGCAACCTCACTATGATAGTAGAGCGCGTTAGACGCAATCCTGGCTGTATGATCAATATCATCCGCACAAGCCCTCTCCTCAGCGCCCAAGATACCCTTCATCCAG AGGTTCAGCACATAAGAAACTGTCCGATTGACTGTGCGTCCCTGTATTACAATGGAGTTCACAGATCTGGGATTTTTACTGTTGTCCCCTCATTGGGATCGACTCCAGTAGAAGTTTATTGTGATATGGAAACACAag GAGGTGGATGGACAGTGTTTCAACGTCGGCAGGATGGAAAGGTCAATTTCAACCGTAAATGGACAGAATACAGGGACGGTTTTGGAGATCTGCATGCAGAATTCTGGCTGGGAAATGACCACATCCATGACATCTCCAGCCAGGGAGAGTATTCGCTTCGCATTGACCTCGAGGACTGGAATTCCAAGCACAAACACGCACTGTACCAGAACTTCTG GATTGAGAACGAAGACAACCACTACCGTCTCCATGTCTCAGGATTCAGCGGTACGGTCGAGGACTCGTTTGGCTGGTATCACGACAAGCAAAGCTTCAGCACGCCAGACACAGGAGACATCTGTGCCGAGATCTCTCACGGGGGCTGGTGGTACCATCAGTGCTTCTTTGCCAACCTCAACGGAGTCTATTACAAG GGGGGGCGTTACTCTGCCAAAGGGAAGAACCTGCTGGGGCCTGATGGGATTGTGTGGTACACGTGGAAGGACTCGGATTACTATTCGCTGAAGAAAGTGAGCATGATGATCCGGCCACGCACGTACAGGCCTCGTCTCTCTCCGTAA